The genomic segment CGAAACACGACGCTGGAAAACGGCACGCGAAAACCGTCCATCCGCTCGACGACGATTTCGCCGACGCCGATCAGGCCCGGCCGGATCGCTCGTTCCCCGTTGGGGATTTCGACTTCGACCTCGAACAACCCGGTTTTGTCGTCGGCCGTCTGGCTGACGCGAAAGACCTGGCCGTCGACGGCCGCGGCCTCGCGGCGGAAGCGATCACGGCCGGTGAATTGCACGCGCGCCGGTTGCCCTTCCTTGATCGAACGCACGCGCGATTCCGGCACGCCGACCACGAGCAGCACGCGATCGACTTCGATGATCTCATACACCGGCATATGCATATTGATCGATTCGCCGGAGTTAAGCATCCGCTTGGAGATGACTCCATCCACCGGCGAACGGAGCGTGGCGTCGTCGAGCCGCTTCTGGGCAATCTCGCGCCGTGCCTCGCCCAAGGCGACGTCAGTCACCAGCTTCTGGTACTCCGCCGCGGTAATCGACTTAACGTCCCGCTCTCGCAGGTCCGTCGCGCGCTGCAATTCGGATTGGGCTTGCTCCAGATTCGCCACGCTTTCGCGCAATTGAGCGACGAGCAGTCGATCATCCAATTTGGCGATTACCTGGTTCTTGGCGACGGCGTCCCCTTCATCCAGCGCAGCACCGGAAGCATTCGTTCCCAACTCGCGGACGCGTCCGGCCACTTCGAACGCCAGGGTGTAACGTTCCCAGGGGCGGACCATGCCTGAGTAGCGATCGGTAATGTCGATCGGCTCTTTCGCGACCGACATGACCGTGACGATCGCCTTGGGAAGCGTCTCGACGGGCAACTCCTTGGTCGCATCCATGCCCAACAGGCGTTCGCCGACGCCGATGACCCGCTCCCAATCGCGGACAAACGTACTAGCCACGACGAGAAACGTGAACACGATCAGAACGGCAAGGCCCGTAAAGCGTCGGGCTATATCTGCGGCGGCGGGGAGTAGTGCCACAAAAGGAATCTCGCGCGGTCTCATGAGAAGCAGCCAGGCGAAGCCCTTAGCTCGCTAATCAATCCAACGATCTTAGGCGGAGTGGAAACCGGATTCAACGCCGAAGATTCACCGTCGACAAGTTCGCACCTGCGAGACACCCCCTAAGATGGTGGTGGATCACCGCCAATCGCCGAAGACAGCTAGATCGGCTTGGCAAATTCGTTGATTGTGCCCACGTAAAAGAAAGCCAGTTTGAAGATCAACGAGATGATCACGCCGGCAATGACCATGAACGTCACAACCCAGCCCAGCACGGACAGGGCCCGAATCGCCAGGCGGCCTTTGTCCTGGTACTGCTGGGCGAGGTGCTCCATCGACTCCGGAATCCGGCCGCTCCGTTCGCCGATATCCAGGGCTTCGAGAAAATCGTCCGGAAAGACATGCGTTCGCTCGAACGCTTCCGTCAACGAGCGTCCGCTCGCCACCTCGCGATTAATATCGGGTCCGGCGTCCCGATAGACGCCGTTTTGCGTACTCCGCAACGAAAGGTCAATCGCCTGACGTGTTTCCATATTGGTGTCGAGGGTCAACCGCAGCGACCAGGCGAGGCGCTCCATCGCCAAGACGCGCAACGCCCCGCCGATGAATGGCACGCGCAGCAGGATGCGCTCGACGATGCGGCCCCAGAGCCAGCCTCGCTGGATGGCCTGCCAGATGAAAACGCCGATCGCCGACAGGGTCGCCAAAAAGGCGAAATACTTGATCAGTCCCTGCGTGCCATAAAGGCCGAAGCCCAGGATGTCGATCGGCTTGCTGTTGGAATAACTGGCGATGGCGCCTAACGCCCAAATGAGGACGGCGATGATCAGAATCGTGGCGCCCAGTTGCAGCAACGGCAGGGCGAGCGCCGTCAGAAACACGCGCCGCACCGCGAGTTGATGATCGTAATGGTCGGCCAGATGGCGGAAGATCTCGGCCTGCTTGCCAGTCGCTTCGCCGACCGCGATCATTTCGCGGAACAGCGGCGGGAAATAATCGCCGGTTGCCGCCACCGCCTCGTGAATGCTCACGCCAGCGGCCACCTGCCGGTCGATTTCCGCCAATCGGGAACGCAAGGCCGGGCTGCCGCGCCCCTCAGCCTCGCGGGTCATGATGCGGCGGATATCCAGGCCGGCTTCCAGAGAAGTAGCCAACCGCCGGCAAAGCGCCGCCAACTGCCGCTTGCCGACCCGGGCGGAGAACATAGGAATGCCCAAAGAGTTGTTCCGAAGATGCCAACTGCCGATCCACCGCCGGCAGGCAAACGCCCCTTCCCGACGTTATTCTAGTGTGTCACCGTGCCAACGGGCAATCAATGGTCGCTGAATTCACCAACTAGCCCGACGCGCCAGCGAGGGAGAGTTGCCAGCGGTCAGGATTCCGACATTTAAATCGATGCAACGTCTGCTCCCCCTCGCTGGCGCGTCGGGCTAGTATGGCGATCACCACTCCGCCACACAGGAATTCGCCAGTTATGTCGCGCATGTCCATGGTCGGCACCCTGACGTTAATCTTGTCGTTCGCGTTGATGATCGGCACGATCCAAGCGGACGAAGCGTTCCCTGAGCCGTTTGACACGGAAAAGGCGGCGACGAAACCGTTGGAACCGGAGGAAGCGGCCGCCTCGTGGACGACGCCGCCGGGCTTTCAGGTCAGACTGTTTGCCGGCGAACCGGACGTGCGCCAGCCGATTGGCATGACGTTCGACGATCGCGGTCGGCTGTGGGTGGCCGAGAACTACACTTACGCCGAATCGGGCGTGAACTTCGACGCCCGGCTGCGCGATCGGATCGTCATTCTGGGAGACACCGACGGCGATCATCGCGCGGACCGGCGCACTGTGTTCGCGGATCAGCTCGAACATCTGACGAGCGTGGAAATTGGGTTTGGCGGCGTCTGGGCGCTCGCGGCGCCTTACTTGTTGTTCATTCCGGACCGTGACGGCGACGACCGGCCGGATGGCGAACCGGTCGTGATGCTGGAAGGTTGGAACGTCGCCGACGTGCGGCATAACGTCGTGAACGGATTGCGCTGGGGCCCGGACGGTTGGCTCTATGGCCGGCATGGCATTCTGGCCACGTCGCGGGTCGGCACGCCGGAGACGGCCGAGTCGGCAAGGACGGCGCTCAATTGCTGCGTCTGGCGATTTCATCCGACCCAGCATCGTTTTGAAGTCGTTTGCCAGGGGACGACCAATTCCTGGGGCATGGATTGGAACGAGCAGGGCGAATTGTTCTTCATCAACACGGTGATCGGCCATCTCTGGCATGCCGTGCCCGGGGCGCATTTCCGGCGGATGTACGGCGAGGATTTCAATCCGCACACCTACGAGTTGATTGAACAGACCGCGGATCACGTCCACTGGGACGTCACGACGGAAGACTGGCTTGCCACGCGCAAGACGTTGTCCGAAAACACCAGCCACACCGGCGGCGGCCATGCGCATTCCGGGCTGATGATCTATTCCGGCGACAATTGGCCGGAGGAGTATCGCGGCGACGTGTTCATGCTGAATTTTCATGGTCGGCGCTTGAACCGTGACCGCCTGGAGCGTCATGGCGCGACCTACACCGCGCATCATCAGCCGGATCCATTGCAGAGCGGCGACCCCTGGTTTCGCGGCATCGACTTGGCCTGCGGACCGGACGGCGGCGTCTATGTGCTGGACTGGTCCGACACCGGCGAATGTCACGACGAAGACGGCGTGCATCGCTCTTCGGGGCGTGTTTTCAAAATCGTGCATGACGGCCCCTTACCTGTCAAAACTGGGAGCGTCGATCTCGCCAAGTTATCGAATCGCGAACTGGCCAAATTGCAATGCGATGGGCAGCAGCGACTGGCCGCCCAAGCGCGTCGCTTGCTGCAGGAGCGCGCCGCAGCAGGCATCGACATGAGCGACGCCAACGAAGTGCTGCGCATGACGCTCGTCTCCACGGACGAGCCCTCGAACTTCGCATTGCGAGCCTGCTGGGGATTGCACGCAATCGGCCAGCTGAGCGATGTCGATCTGCGCTGGATGCTCAGTCACGCGGACGAACACGTTCGCACCTGGGGCGTGCGCTTACTTGCCGACCGACCGATCACCGATGCCAACACACGCGCGTTGCTTGAACAACTGGCGGAACATGAGCAATCCGGCCTCGTGCTGACGTATCTGGCTTCCGCCATGCAGCGATTTCCGTTGGACGACCGTTGGGCGCTGGCCACATTGCTAGCGTCCCACGCGGAGTTTGCCGACGATCGCGTGTTGCCGCTCATGGTCTGGTATGGCATCGAGCCGTCGGTTCCGGTTTCGCCCGCGGCAGCGACGGAACTGGCGCTGAATTCGAAGCTGCCCAAGTTGTCGACGTTTATCGTCCGACGGATCACCGGGGAGTTGGCGCGGAATCCACAAGCGGCGGACCCGTTGGTGACGTTCCTCCGCAGCACGCCTGACGCTGCTTTGCGGCGAGCAATTCTCATCGGCATGAGCGACGCCCTACGCGGTTGGCGTCAGGCGCCGGCGCCGGCGGGATGGGCGGCGTTCGCAGCCACGCTGAGCGATGCGGATGATGAAACGATGTCGTGCGTCCGCGAGTTGTCCGCTGTCTTCGGTGACGGACGCGCACTCGATGAATTGAAGCAAGTTGTCGGCGACGCCTCGCAACCGCTCGTCCAGCGGCGCGAGGCGCTTCGCGCTTTAGTGCAGGCTCGCGTGGAAGGACTGGACGAGACGCTGCGGCCGTTACTGGCAAACCGCGAATTGGCCGTGGACGCGGTGCAGAGTTTGGCGACGCTCGACTTAGCGCACCACCAAGACCTCTTGTTGACCAGCTATCCGCGATTAACTCGGGCTGGGCGCGAAGCCGTGATCGAAGCGATGGCCACGCGTTTGGAAAGCGCGAACGCACTGTTGGACGCCATCGCCACTGGCAGCGTGCCTGCCGAGGACCTTGGTCCGACCGCGCTCCGACAATTGCAGTTGATGGGCGAGGCTGCGCTCACGGAGCGCCTCGCCAAGGTCTTACCGGGATCACGGCTGCTGGCGGTGGACAAGTTGAAACAATTGGCGCAATATCGCGAACAATTGACTGCGGAGCGTTTGGCGGCGGCCGATCTTGCGCAAGGGCGTTTGCTGTATTCACAGCATTGCGGGAAGTGCCACAAGCTGTTCGGCGAAGGGGGCGCGATCGGTCCCGAGTTGACCGGGGCGCAGCGCGGCAATCTCGATTATTGGTTGTCGAACATCGTCGATCCCTCGGCGACGGTTGGCACCAACTATCGGTTGTCGATCATCGCGCTCACCGACGGCCGCATTCTCAACGGCGTCGTGGGCGCCAAGACCGAACGCACCGTGGCGATTCAAACCGCTTCAGAGGCGTTGGTGCTGGAGCGCTCCGAGATCGACGCGATGGAGGAATCGGACCTGTCCTTGATGCCGGAAGGTCAACTCAACGCGTTCTCCGCGGACGAGATTCGCGACCTCGTGGGCTTCTTGATGTCAGACACGGGCGCTCATTGAGCCCGGTGAAACAAACAAGCCTCGGTCGCAGGCGACCGAGGCTTGATGAGGTGCGCTAAACTGAAGACAACTTCGCGTCGCCATTCCCCCTAGCGCTGGCGCCGCGGACCCGTCCGCGAAACGGAACAATCACAGCGGCTTCACAGTCGCCGCTCGCGGACCCTTTGACTTTCCGCCACCTCCACCCTGGTCGAGCGTAAACTCGACCTGTTGCCCTTCGGTGAGATCGTCAAACTGTTGGTCGTCCACGGTCGTGTGATGGAAAAACACGTCGGCGCCATCCTCGGGCTGGATAAAGCCGAATCCCTTGTCCGTCACCAACTTCTTAATCTTGCCGATCGGCATGCCGCACTCCTTCATGCACAACGCGCTCTTACTATCGCGAATCAGTTTTGTGCCTGCCAATTCGCGCGCCTCCCGCTGGCGCACCCGCAATCGACGAGAAACCGCTTTCATGGTCGATCTGCGCGCGCAACATGGGCAGCCCGAGCAACTCGCTCGAACTACGTGCAACAGACGCGGAGCGAAGAAGTATGCGCGGCCCAAGACGCCCATCACCGTCCCGCACGTCCCACGTTCATCGAACACAGCCTAGAAAAGTGTTCGGAATCCCGCAACCTAGGACGCACGCATTGCCCAAAAATGCAAATTCGTCACTCACTCGATAGAGGGAGAGCGATTCGCGCGCTAAGCGATATTACTTGTCCAGATACTCATTGATCCGGAGTCGATTGCCAAACGGGTCGATCACTTCTACGCACTTCGCGCCGTAGAACGTGCGTTCCACACCAGCTCGGTTGTAGCCGTAGTTCTTAGCCGCGATTTCTTGGTGGAATTCATCGCTGCCGGCCATCGTCAGGAAAACCGTGGATCCTGGACAGCAGTCGCCATGGTGCTCTGATAAGTGGAGCACGCATCCTGCACGCGAGAACTGCATGTACACGGGCGCCCGACTGTCGAATCGATGTTCCCATTTGCCATGGGCTGATTCTCGCCTCATTGCTAAGGCGGCGATCGGAGACGAGGCCCAATTCTAGTAGTCGCCGGGGCGCCGCGGCGGCGAATTTGTGAGCGCGCCATTGGCAAACCGCCTGGCGCCCAATTCGCACTTCGGCCAAATGATTGCGACATTCTGGTGAAAAATCGCTTGCCACGCTGGTTGCCGGCCGTTATTTTCACGGCATCCAGGCGGCTGCGCGCTCACTTGCCGGGAGTGGGCCGCTTGGTAAGTAGTGACCCATACGCACCGCGTTCACATCTTGAAGGACCATGATTTATGCGCATTCGTACTCGAGGGCTATTGCTGGCAGCGCTCGCCGCGCCCTTGTCAGCCACTCCCGCCCTGGCGGCGCCGATTGTTCCCGGCTTCACGGTCGAGCATTATGCTGACGTTACGGACCCGGCGGAGATGACGTTCAATCCCGCGACTGGTGACCTTTACGTCGGTCGCGATAACTCCGGCTCCGGCGGCAGCCAGGCCGAAGCGGTAAAGATTCACCTGTTCGCTCCCGGCGGGGCGACGGTCACGGAGTTCGGCGACACGGCAATTCCGGACCCGGATTCCGTGTTGTTCGACGCCACAGGCGATGTCAGCGGCGTGCCGGGATCTGTCCTGGTGGCCGGTCGCCAAGTCGCTGAAGGCGCATTGCGTGCGATCCATCCCGATCAGACGACCACGCTGTTGTTCCATGTCGGCAGCGGCCTGGTCAATCCGAATGGTCTGAAGTTCGACAGCACCGGACGCGTGATCATCGCGGATAATCTCGGCCCCGTGGCGGCATCGACCGGTGGCAATCCCACGATTCTCTACAACTTGGGCGGCGTGAACGGCACAATCGCCATCGACGCAGACGACAACATTTACACCGACGGCCCGGACGGCGTCATTCGTATCCATGCCGCCGACGGCTCGCTGGTGAATGGGAATTTCTACACCGATCCGAATCCGGGTCCTGGCGGGTTCCAACTCGAATTCGGCCCCGGAGGTCCCCTGTGGGGCGACTCCCTCTATGGCATCAGCCGTGATACCGGCGAGCTGCTTCGCTTCGATGCGCTCGGCGTCCCGACTGTCATCGGCACGGGTTTCGGCGGCCCCGGCGGCCCAACCGCCCCGGACATGGAATTTGGCCCGGACGGCGCTTTGTACGTCGCACTGTTCAGCGAAGACGAGATCATCCGCATCGTTCCTGAGCCCGGCAGTCTGGCCCTGCTAGGGATTGGTTTCGGCGCGGCCTTGTACTGCTTCCGCCGACGCTAAGCGGTTCGATTCCAACAGGCATTTCACCGGGGCGGACGCCAATGCTGGCATCCGCCCCGGTTTTTTTTGTTGGTTTGCACTGAGCGAGGATTTGGGTTGTGCCTCGATACCGCTTCAATGTCAGTTTCATTCACGTCCGGTGGCTCGTTGGAGTCCGCGCCTCGGGCGGTTAGAATGGACAAGGCGGGGCGTTTCCTACTTCGGAATCGCACGGACGTCTCGGCGCGGAATTTCCAGGTACTTCAGGCATGGCGACAGATATTCCAGGCAATACCGGCGGACTTCCTCCGGCAGTGCGCCGTCGATTACAGGCGCAGTTCGAGGCCGGCAGCCAGAAATCGAACCGC from the Planctomycetia bacterium genome contains:
- a CDS encoding PVC-type heme-binding CxxCH protein; protein product: MSRMSMVGTLTLILSFALMIGTIQADEAFPEPFDTEKAATKPLEPEEAAASWTTPPGFQVRLFAGEPDVRQPIGMTFDDRGRLWVAENYTYAESGVNFDARLRDRIVILGDTDGDHRADRRTVFADQLEHLTSVEIGFGGVWALAAPYLLFIPDRDGDDRPDGEPVVMLEGWNVADVRHNVVNGLRWGPDGWLYGRHGILATSRVGTPETAESARTALNCCVWRFHPTQHRFEVVCQGTTNSWGMDWNEQGELFFINTVIGHLWHAVPGAHFRRMYGEDFNPHTYELIEQTADHVHWDVTTEDWLATRKTLSENTSHTGGGHAHSGLMIYSGDNWPEEYRGDVFMLNFHGRRLNRDRLERHGATYTAHHQPDPLQSGDPWFRGIDLACGPDGGVYVLDWSDTGECHDEDGVHRSSGRVFKIVHDGPLPVKTGSVDLAKLSNRELAKLQCDGQQRLAAQARRLLQERAAAGIDMSDANEVLRMTLVSTDEPSNFALRACWGLHAIGQLSDVDLRWMLSHADEHVRTWGVRLLADRPITDANTRALLEQLAEHEQSGLVLTYLASAMQRFPLDDRWALATLLASHAEFADDRVLPLMVWYGIEPSVPVSPAAATELALNSKLPKLSTFIVRRITGELARNPQAADPLVTFLRSTPDAALRRAILIGMSDALRGWRQAPAPAGWAAFAATLSDADDETMSCVRELSAVFGDGRALDELKQVVGDASQPLVQRREALRALVQARVEGLDETLRPLLANRELAVDAVQSLATLDLAHHQDLLLTSYPRLTRAGREAVIEAMATRLESANALLDAIATGSVPAEDLGPTALRQLQLMGEAALTERLAKVLPGSRLLAVDKLKQLAQYREQLTAERLAAADLAQGRLLYSQHCGKCHKLFGEGGAIGPELTGAQRGNLDYWLSNIVDPSATVGTNYRLSIIALTDGRILNGVVGAKTERTVAIQTASEALVLERSEIDAMEESDLSLMPEGQLNAFSADEIRDLVGFLMSDTGAH
- a CDS encoding PEP-CTERM sorting domain-containing protein, with protein sequence MRIRTRGLLLAALAAPLSATPALAAPIVPGFTVEHYADVTDPAEMTFNPATGDLYVGRDNSGSGGSQAEAVKIHLFAPGGATVTEFGDTAIPDPDSVLFDATGDVSGVPGSVLVAGRQVAEGALRAIHPDQTTTLLFHVGSGLVNPNGLKFDSTGRVIIADNLGPVAASTGGNPTILYNLGGVNGTIAIDADDNIYTDGPDGVIRIHAADGSLVNGNFYTDPNPGPGGFQLEFGPGGPLWGDSLYGISRDTGELLRFDALGVPTVIGTGFGGPGGPTAPDMEFGPDGALYVALFSEDEIIRIVPEPGSLALLGIGFGAALYCFRRR
- a CDS encoding cold shock domain-containing protein, coding for MPIGKIKKLVTDKGFGFIQPEDGADVFFHHTTVDDQQFDDLTEGQQVEFTLDQGGGGGKSKGPRAATVKPL
- a CDS encoding glyoxalase superfamily protein, giving the protein MRRESAHGKWEHRFDSRAPVYMQFSRAGCVLHLSEHHGDCCPGSTVFLTMAGSDEFHQEIAAKNYGYNRAGVERTFYGAKCVEVIDPFGNRLRINEYLDK
- a CDS encoding efflux RND transporter periplasmic adaptor subunit, with the protein product MALLPAAADIARRFTGLAVLIVFTFLVVASTFVRDWERVIGVGERLLGMDATKELPVETLPKAIVTVMSVAKEPIDITDRYSGMVRPWERYTLAFEVAGRVRELGTNASGAALDEGDAVAKNQVIAKLDDRLLVAQLRESVANLEQAQSELQRATDLRERDVKSITAAEYQKLVTDVALGEARREIAQKRLDDATLRSPVDGVISKRMLNSGESINMHMPVYEIIEVDRVLLVVGVPESRVRSIKEGQPARVQFTGRDRFRREAAAVDGQVFRVSQTADDKTGLFEVEVEIPNGERAIRPGLIGVGEIVVERMDGFRVPFSSVVFRDQKALIFSVGQDGRAHPWELSHWVEQGADVVFDDLPEDRRRVVIRGQHRLMDGREVELTPAADDATLRTAAQNASGK
- a CDS encoding type II secretion system F family protein; translation: MFSARVGKRQLAALCRRLATSLEAGLDIRRIMTREAEGRGSPALRSRLAEIDRQVAAGVSIHEAVAATGDYFPPLFREMIAVGEATGKQAEIFRHLADHYDHQLAVRRVFLTALALPLLQLGATILIIAVLIWALGAIASYSNSKPIDILGFGLYGTQGLIKYFAFLATLSAIGVFIWQAIQRGWLWGRIVERILLRVPFIGGALRVLAMERLAWSLRLTLDTNMETRQAIDLSLRSTQNGVYRDAGPDINREVASGRSLTEAFERTHVFPDDFLEALDIGERSGRIPESMEHLAQQYQDKGRLAIRALSVLGWVVTFMVIAGVIISLIFKLAFFYVGTINEFAKPI